Proteins found in one Herbiconiux sp. A18JL235 genomic segment:
- a CDS encoding alpha/beta fold hydrolase: protein MTRRASPGAPSRVPADVDGAPEREPYAPYGLTADSTALGFETRVSITRVGPVSARLHRTPSPDGDGDGDGTEHRVVTLLLHGAAGSWTTWTPLLAELDRRDAAISDVVALDLPGWGDSTAFHPDAGIDDVAGATVDLMRSLGYSSWHVVGHSLGAFIALHLAATEPEATASASLVSPATFTVAEVARRPLRAAGRSPAFAGLLTVMRAFAPFGRAASRVLSSLRRARLLGPVVAPLFAHPRLVPDSVVAALADEVRPAAFVRAARIAAAYDLEDSWSRIRCPVRSVRGAADVFAGEHDDRMLARVVRDVTVTVIPSAGHFAHIEAPQAVATALLPAFSPRS, encoded by the coding sequence ATGACCCGGCGTGCATCACCCGGTGCGCCTTCGCGCGTACCGGCCGACGTCGACGGCGCGCCCGAGCGGGAACCTTACGCCCCTTACGGCCTCACCGCCGACTCCACGGCGCTCGGGTTCGAGACCCGCGTGTCGATCACCCGCGTCGGGCCGGTGTCGGCCCGGCTGCACCGGACCCCCTCACCCGACGGCGACGGCGACGGCGACGGCACGGAGCATCGGGTGGTGACGCTCCTCCTCCACGGCGCCGCGGGCTCCTGGACGACGTGGACCCCCCTCCTCGCCGAGCTCGACCGGCGCGACGCCGCGATCTCCGACGTCGTGGCGCTCGACCTGCCGGGGTGGGGCGACAGCACCGCATTCCACCCCGACGCAGGGATCGACGACGTCGCCGGCGCCACCGTCGACCTGATGCGCTCGCTCGGCTACTCGAGCTGGCACGTCGTCGGTCACTCGCTGGGTGCCTTCATCGCCCTCCATCTCGCCGCCACCGAGCCCGAGGCGACGGCCTCCGCCTCCCTCGTCTCCCCCGCCACCTTCACCGTGGCCGAGGTGGCACGCCGGCCGCTGCGCGCCGCCGGCCGCAGCCCCGCCTTCGCCGGACTGCTCACGGTGATGCGCGCCTTCGCCCCCTTCGGGCGCGCCGCATCGCGCGTGCTCTCGTCGCTCCGGCGTGCTCGTCTGCTGGGCCCCGTCGTCGCTCCGCTGTTCGCGCACCCCCGGCTCGTCCCCGACTCGGTCGTCGCTGCGCTCGCGGACGAGGTGCGACCGGCTGCCTTCGTGCGGGCTGCCCGCATCGCCGCCGCCTACGACCTCGAGGACTCGTGGTCGCGCATCCGCTGCCCGGTGCGATCGGTGCGGGGAGCCGCCGACGTGTTCGCGGGAGAACACGACGACCGGATGCTCGCGCGGGTCGTGCGCGACGTCACGGTCACCGTGATCCCCTCGGCGGGGCACTTCGCCCACATCGAGGCACCTCAGGCGGTGGCGACCGCGCTGCTGCCGGCGTTCTCCCCGCGCTCGTAG
- the ppk2 gene encoding polyphosphate kinase 2, which translates to MLGYVVVDTDDDDDPVLVDRNGEIVDTWREGYPYGHRLDRDEYELTKRLLQIELLKLQNWIKAEGRRLVIVFEGRDAAGKGGTIKRFTEHLNPRGARVVALEKPTERESTEWYFQRYVAHLPAAGEIVLFDRSWYNRSGVERVMGFCTDDQYARFLLQAPAFERMLVQDGTDVVKLWFSVSKSEQLTRFAIRQVDPVRQWKLSPMDIASLDKWDSYTVAKEAMFSATDTPEAPWTVVKSNDKKRARLEAMRHVLHRFPYAERDDDIVGTPDPLVVGSAESVYERGENAGSSAVATA; encoded by the coding sequence ATGCTCGGCTACGTCGTCGTCGACACCGACGACGACGACGACCCCGTGCTGGTCGACCGCAACGGGGAGATCGTCGACACCTGGCGCGAGGGCTACCCCTACGGCCACCGCCTCGACCGCGACGAGTACGAGCTCACCAAACGCCTGCTGCAGATCGAGCTGCTGAAGCTGCAGAACTGGATCAAGGCGGAGGGCCGCCGTCTGGTCATCGTCTTCGAGGGCCGCGACGCCGCAGGCAAGGGCGGCACCATCAAGCGCTTCACCGAGCACCTGAACCCGCGCGGGGCCCGGGTGGTGGCCCTCGAGAAGCCCACCGAGCGCGAGAGTACGGAGTGGTACTTCCAGCGCTACGTGGCGCACCTCCCCGCCGCCGGCGAGATCGTGCTCTTCGATCGCTCCTGGTACAACCGCTCGGGGGTGGAGCGGGTGATGGGCTTCTGCACCGACGACCAGTACGCCCGCTTCCTGCTGCAGGCGCCGGCCTTCGAACGGATGCTCGTCCAAGACGGCACCGATGTCGTGAAGCTCTGGTTCTCGGTGTCGAAGAGCGAGCAGCTCACCCGCTTCGCCATCCGGCAGGTCGACCCGGTGCGGCAGTGGAAGCTCTCGCCGATGGACATCGCCTCGCTCGACAAGTGGGACTCGTACACCGTCGCGAAGGAGGCGATGTTCTCAGCCACCGATACGCCCGAGGCGCCGTGGACGGTGGTGAAGAGCAACGACAAGAAGCGCGCACGGCTCGAGGCCATGCGCCACGTGCTGCACCGCTTCCCCTACGCCGAGCGCGACGACGATATCGTCGGCACCCCGGACCCGCTTGTCGTGGGCTCCGCGGAATCGGTCTACGAGCGCGGGGAGAACGCCGGCAGCAGCGCGGTCGCCACCGCCTGA
- a CDS encoding AAA family ATPase: protein MQSTSPSLVGRENDLESLVGALADARAANTRTVVVSGEAGIGKTRLVAEFLASVPADTLVLRGQCIDLDRDAPPYAPVVAVLRALVGAVGVDAVREAAGAAAEALSVLMPELAPVADDPAAAARGGADRLYDAVAGVLGGVSSAHPLVVVVEDLHWADSATLALLRFLVRVLESARVLFVVTYRSDELGRGHPLRSWIPELDRSRRVSRRELPRLTRRQVRQLSTALLGSPLGAADLTVVVQRTDGVPFFIEEILGCEFDTVDALPDTLRDILLARYETLSEPAQRFLRLLAAGGARVEHELFSAVSDDDAATIDDAAREAVQARVLVVDDTAYAFRHALVREAVHDELLPGERMRFHTRYAEALEGRQGGSRVDASAVSYHWMAAHNLEAAFSASLTAMDQARGAFANSTAALMGERALELWPRVPDAERLAGRSRVDLLGETAYTLRNAGESERAIALVDEALTACDSAGSPDVYARLLRDKASYLANLGQSGSVELLRQALEVIGGTERSVLRANVLGELAARLMLDARFADAVRTADDAFAEADHVGSKARMSVAANIRGFSKLCLGRVDDGLADLQLAGELAGGNDSAELRHQVNLSDAMYLLGRFDEAVRIAEAGAARARERGVERTSGAILLSNVVAPLFALGQTQKAEAVLDRALELDPPIGFSAHLQRIKLEATLWSGELQLAERLLRSWRAALGLQLRIDAQSRLGLARVAAEIALAGGDVSAAWRELEPLLAPGRVRTFPPYDLPLLATAARVIGAARGGSDRLGPGTDVDLGELEQRVAAWSADVAEWPTAPAYLAVIAAEVGGERHRGDDCGLWEAAVDAAGGPGVPAQVQPYALLRLAEALAGASDRAAARVVAERARLAAETIGLGLVVRRVDDLERRVGLVRPVGGAAGGGGASGGGAAVRTVEDDLTDRERQVLDLLAQGLSNRQIAETLFISVKTASVHVSNILRKTNTSTRTEAAFLARSFTAR, encoded by the coding sequence ATGCAGAGCACCAGTCCCTCGCTCGTCGGGCGCGAGAACGACCTGGAATCGCTCGTCGGTGCTCTCGCCGATGCGAGGGCGGCGAACACCCGCACCGTGGTGGTGAGCGGTGAGGCCGGCATCGGCAAGACCAGGCTGGTGGCCGAGTTCCTCGCCTCGGTGCCGGCCGACACCCTCGTGCTGCGCGGCCAGTGCATCGACCTCGACCGGGATGCTCCGCCCTACGCCCCCGTGGTCGCGGTCTTGCGCGCACTGGTGGGCGCGGTCGGTGTCGATGCGGTGCGCGAGGCGGCGGGCGCGGCCGCCGAAGCCCTGAGCGTGCTGATGCCCGAACTCGCACCCGTCGCCGACGATCCCGCGGCTGCGGCCCGAGGCGGTGCCGACCGGCTGTACGACGCGGTGGCGGGGGTTCTCGGCGGGGTCTCGAGCGCGCACCCGCTCGTGGTCGTCGTCGAAGACCTGCACTGGGCCGACAGCGCCACGCTCGCCCTCCTCCGCTTCCTCGTCCGGGTGCTCGAGAGCGCACGTGTGCTGTTCGTCGTCACCTATCGAAGCGACGAGCTGGGCCGGGGCCATCCACTGCGCAGCTGGATTCCCGAGCTCGACCGCAGCCGGAGGGTCTCCCGGCGCGAGCTGCCGCGGCTGACGAGACGTCAGGTGCGGCAGCTCTCGACGGCTCTCCTGGGGAGCCCGCTCGGCGCCGCCGACCTCACCGTCGTGGTGCAGCGCACCGACGGGGTGCCGTTCTTCATCGAGGAGATCCTCGGCTGCGAGTTCGACACCGTCGACGCGCTGCCCGACACCCTCCGTGACATCCTCCTCGCCCGCTACGAGACCCTCAGCGAACCCGCGCAGCGCTTCCTCCGTCTGCTCGCCGCCGGCGGCGCCCGGGTCGAGCACGAGCTGTTCTCCGCCGTGAGCGACGACGACGCCGCCACCATCGACGACGCGGCGCGGGAGGCCGTGCAGGCGCGCGTGCTCGTCGTCGACGACACCGCCTACGCCTTCCGGCACGCCCTCGTGCGCGAGGCCGTGCACGACGAGCTGCTCCCCGGTGAGCGCATGCGCTTCCACACCCGCTATGCCGAGGCGCTCGAGGGGCGTCAAGGCGGGTCGCGGGTCGACGCCAGTGCCGTCTCTTACCACTGGATGGCTGCGCACAACCTCGAGGCGGCGTTCAGCGCCTCGCTCACGGCGATGGATCAGGCCCGCGGTGCCTTCGCCAACTCCACGGCGGCGCTCATGGGCGAACGCGCGCTCGAGCTGTGGCCGCGTGTTCCCGACGCCGAGCGGCTCGCCGGCCGAAGCCGCGTCGACCTGCTGGGCGAGACCGCCTACACGCTGCGCAACGCCGGCGAGAGCGAGCGTGCCATCGCTCTCGTCGACGAAGCGCTCACCGCCTGCGACAGCGCCGGGTCGCCCGACGTGTACGCCCGACTGCTGCGGGACAAGGCGTCGTACCTCGCCAACCTGGGGCAGTCGGGCTCGGTCGAACTCCTGCGGCAGGCGCTCGAGGTCATCGGGGGCACGGAACGCAGCGTGCTGCGGGCCAACGTGCTGGGTGAGCTCGCCGCCCGCCTCATGCTCGACGCCCGGTTCGCCGACGCCGTGCGCACCGCCGACGACGCCTTCGCCGAGGCCGACCACGTGGGGTCGAAAGCCCGCATGTCGGTGGCCGCGAACATCCGTGGCTTCTCGAAGCTCTGCCTCGGCCGGGTCGACGACGGCCTCGCCGATCTGCAGCTCGCCGGCGAGCTCGCCGGCGGCAACGACTCGGCGGAGCTGCGTCACCAGGTGAACCTCTCCGACGCGATGTACCTGCTCGGGCGCTTCGACGAGGCGGTGCGCATCGCCGAGGCCGGGGCCGCGCGAGCGCGCGAGCGCGGGGTCGAACGCACGTCGGGCGCCATCCTGCTCTCCAACGTCGTCGCCCCGCTGTTCGCCCTCGGTCAGACGCAGAAGGCCGAGGCGGTGCTCGACCGGGCGCTCGAACTCGATCCGCCCATCGGCTTCAGCGCGCACCTGCAGCGCATCAAGCTCGAAGCCACGCTGTGGTCGGGGGAGCTGCAGCTCGCCGAGCGACTTCTCCGCTCGTGGCGCGCCGCCCTCGGCCTCCAGTTGCGCATCGACGCCCAGTCGCGGCTCGGCCTCGCCCGTGTCGCTGCCGAGATCGCCCTGGCCGGAGGAGACGTCTCAGCCGCCTGGCGCGAGCTGGAACCGCTTCTCGCGCCAGGGAGAGTGCGAACCTTCCCGCCCTACGACCTGCCGCTGCTCGCGACCGCCGCGCGCGTCATCGGGGCGGCGCGCGGCGGGTCGGATCGACTGGGGCCGGGCACCGACGTCGACCTCGGCGAGCTCGAGCAGCGCGTCGCAGCGTGGAGCGCCGACGTCGCGGAGTGGCCGACCGCTCCCGCCTACCTCGCGGTCATCGCCGCTGAGGTGGGCGGGGAGCGGCACCGGGGCGACGACTGCGGGCTGTGGGAGGCGGCAGTCGACGCCGCCGGTGGCCCCGGGGTTCCCGCGCAGGTGCAGCCCTACGCACTGCTCCGGCTCGCCGAGGCGCTGGCGGGAGCCTCCGACCGCGCGGCGGCCCGGGTCGTCGCCGAACGGGCACGCCTCGCCGCCGAGACGATCGGGCTCGGCCTCGTCGTGCGCCGCGTCGACGACCTCGAGCGACGGGTGGGGCTCGTGCGTCCGGTCGGTGGGGCGGCTGGCGGTGGTGGCGCTTCTGGTGGTGGGGCAGCCGTGCGCACGGTCGAAGACGATCTCACCGACCGCGAGCGTCAGGTGCTCGACCTGCTCGCCCAGGGCCTCAGCAACCGCCAGATCGCCGAGACGTTGTTCATCAGCGTCAAGACAGCGAGCGTCCACGTCTCGAACATCCTGCGCAAGACGAACACCTCGACCCGCACCGAGGCGGCCTTCCTCGCCCGCTCGTTCACCGCGCGTTAA
- a CDS encoding PadR family transcriptional regulator: MRRINDDTSFPHHHHDHDRAERPARRQRFAGFERGPRGHGGPGFGPGGFGPGGPGFGGFGPGFGPRGPQRASRGDVRSAILSLLADAPSNGYGLIKAIAEKTGGVWRPSPGSVYPTLQQLVDEELIVATGDGRRTEFELSDTGRAYVADHADELAKAWQATAGTSAAETEFHTSLAKLMGVVKQFRFAATDEQRAQATEKLDEARRALYLILAD, encoded by the coding sequence ATGCGACGTATCAACGACGACACCTCTTTCCCGCACCACCACCACGATCACGACCGCGCCGAGCGGCCGGCCCGCCGCCAGCGCTTCGCCGGCTTCGAGCGCGGACCGCGTGGCCACGGCGGCCCCGGCTTCGGCCCCGGCGGATTCGGCCCCGGCGGGCCCGGATTCGGCGGTTTCGGCCCGGGCTTCGGCCCCCGCGGCCCCCAGCGCGCGAGTCGCGGCGACGTGCGCAGCGCCATCCTCTCCTTGCTCGCCGACGCGCCCTCCAACGGCTACGGCCTCATCAAGGCCATCGCCGAGAAGACCGGGGGAGTCTGGCGCCCGAGCCCCGGCTCGGTCTACCCCACCCTTCAGCAGCTCGTCGACGAGGAGCTGATCGTCGCCACGGGCGACGGTCGCCGCACCGAGTTCGAGCTGAGCGACACGGGCCGCGCCTACGTGGCCGATCACGCCGACGAGCTGGCCAAGGCGTGGCAGGCCACCGCGGGCACCTCGGCCGCCGAGACGGAGTTCCACACCAGCCTCGCGAAGCTCATGGGTGTGGTGAAGCAGTTCCGCTTCGCCGCCACCGACGAGCAGCGCGCCCAGGCCACCGAGAAGCTCGACGAGGCGCGGCGCGCGCTGTACCTCATCCTCGCCGACTGA
- a CDS encoding NtaA/DmoA family FMN-dependent monooxygenase (This protein belongs to a clade of FMN-dependent monooxygenases, within a broader family of flavin-dependent oxidoreductases, the luciferase-like monooxygenase (LMM) family, some of whose members use coenzyme F420 rather than FMN.): MSPLLFGIFQYIGPNGTVGSAWQHPDDRSSDFTSLEHWIALAKTFDEAGLDFLFLADSYGFPALGGELIDASVREGRGIPHGDPMPLVSALAAVTERLGFILTTSTTVEPPAANARRFATLDHFTKGRIGWNIVTGSSGATAAALMGRELIAHDVRYDMADDYVDVSLTLWEGSWEDDALVLDKEAGLYADPAKVHLVHHEGPYFRTDGILNLPPSPQRTPLLVQAGASGRGREFAGRNAEAVFVGGGEPATVAANVRGIRESAVAAGRPADSIKVLVGALFLTGATSEEAWATHDEMLAMSTPEGAAAIYAGNTGIDLLALDPELPIAQTSTQMGQSNLERYLGKDGRPAPLVKEVLENFRRTGINGSVFVGSAAEVVDQVEEFVAATGVDGFLIQPHMTPGTYDDLIEYVLPELRARGLMAPEPQGETLRERLFPEGTAHLPETHRGYRFRAGR, encoded by the coding sequence ATGAGCCCCCTTCTCTTCGGAATCTTCCAGTACATCGGGCCGAACGGCACCGTCGGCTCGGCGTGGCAGCATCCCGACGACCGTTCCAGCGACTTCACCAGCCTCGAGCACTGGATCGCGCTGGCGAAGACCTTCGACGAGGCAGGGCTCGACTTCCTGTTCCTCGCCGACAGCTACGGCTTCCCTGCGCTCGGCGGAGAGCTGATCGACGCGTCCGTGCGCGAGGGCCGGGGCATCCCGCACGGCGATCCGATGCCGCTCGTCTCCGCCCTCGCCGCGGTCACGGAGCGCCTCGGCTTCATCCTCACCACGTCCACCACCGTGGAACCGCCGGCGGCGAACGCGCGGCGGTTCGCGACCCTCGACCATTTCACCAAGGGGCGCATCGGGTGGAACATCGTGACCGGATCGTCGGGGGCGACGGCCGCCGCGCTCATGGGCAGGGAGCTCATCGCCCACGACGTGCGGTACGACATGGCCGACGACTACGTCGACGTGAGCCTGACGCTCTGGGAGGGCTCGTGGGAGGACGACGCCCTCGTGCTCGACAAGGAGGCGGGCCTCTACGCCGATCCGGCCAAGGTCCACCTCGTGCACCACGAAGGCCCCTACTTCCGCACCGACGGCATCCTCAACCTGCCTCCCTCCCCCCAGCGCACGCCGCTGCTCGTGCAGGCGGGCGCGTCGGGGCGGGGCCGCGAGTTCGCGGGCCGGAACGCCGAGGCCGTGTTCGTCGGCGGGGGCGAGCCCGCGACGGTCGCGGCGAACGTGCGGGGAATCCGCGAGAGCGCCGTCGCTGCGGGCCGGCCCGCCGACTCCATCAAGGTGCTCGTGGGCGCACTGTTCCTCACCGGAGCGACGAGCGAGGAGGCCTGGGCGACGCACGACGAGATGCTCGCGATGTCCACCCCGGAGGGGGCGGCGGCCATCTACGCCGGCAACACCGGCATCGATCTGCTCGCGCTCGATCCCGAGCTGCCGATCGCCCAGACCTCGACGCAGATGGGGCAGTCGAATCTCGAGCGCTACCTGGGGAAGGACGGCAGGCCCGCCCCGCTCGTGAAGGAGGTTCTCGAGAACTTCCGCCGCACCGGCATCAACGGCAGTGTGTTCGTCGGTTCGGCGGCGGAGGTCGTCGACCAGGTGGAGGAGTTCGTCGCGGCGACGGGAGTCGACGGGTTCCTCATCCAGCCGCATATGACCCCGGGTACCTACGACGACCTGATCGAGTACGTGCTGCCCGAACTGCGGGCCCGCGGTCTGATGGCGCCGGAGCCGCAGGGGGAGACGCTGCGCGAGCGGCTGTTCCCCGAGGGCACGGCGCACCTGCCCGAGACGCATAGGGGGTATCGGTTCCGCGCGGGGCGGTGA
- a CDS encoding helix-turn-helix domain-containing protein, whose product MTSTTTAPSSAPLDDEAVAMGTRIRALRRERGLTLVQLARLSAMSQPFLSLAERGHARLSLASMARIARALEVPPGSLLAREPERRVSGIGIDVVATVEPRAPVGERTVWQLAQLPGGLFGTEFWGRDPEFGEYAVHEEDEFLYLLDGRLEVALDDGTVHPLAPGDTMALAAGTAHAWRSASPAGYRVVTVTSGAPRSPHATR is encoded by the coding sequence ATGACCTCCACCACGACTGCGCCGTCCTCGGCACCGCTCGACGACGAGGCTGTCGCCATGGGCACGCGCATCCGTGCTCTGCGCCGTGAGCGGGGCCTGACGCTCGTGCAGCTGGCGCGCCTCTCGGCCATGTCACAACCGTTCCTCAGCCTGGCCGAGCGTGGTCACGCCCGCCTCAGTCTCGCCTCGATGGCGCGCATCGCGAGGGCTCTCGAGGTGCCCCCAGGCTCGCTCCTGGCACGCGAACCCGAGCGGCGCGTCTCGGGGATCGGCATCGATGTCGTGGCGACCGTCGAGCCGCGCGCCCCCGTGGGCGAGCGAACCGTGTGGCAGCTCGCACAACTGCCCGGCGGGCTGTTCGGCACCGAGTTCTGGGGGCGCGACCCCGAGTTCGGCGAGTACGCCGTGCACGAGGAGGACGAGTTCCTCTACCTGCTCGACGGGCGACTGGAGGTGGCGCTCGATGACGGCACCGTGCATCCGCTCGCCCCCGGCGACACCATGGCCCTCGCCGCCGGCACAGCCCACGCCTGGCGTTCCGCCTCCCCCGCCGGCTACCGCGTCGTGACCGTCACCTCCGGCGCGCCACGCAGTCCGCACGCGACGAGATAG
- the rsfS gene encoding ribosome silencing factor has protein sequence MTASTRSIELAQTAASAADSKQAENIVALDVSGPLPLADVFLLASGRNERNVIAIAEEVQDKLAELGAKAIRKEGMADGRWILLDFGDLVVHVFHEEDRLYYSLERLWKDCPVVPLAISVEEG, from the coding sequence GTGACTGCTTCCACTCGTTCCATCGAACTCGCCCAGACTGCAGCGTCAGCTGCCGACTCCAAGCAGGCCGAGAACATCGTCGCCCTCGACGTCTCCGGCCCGTTGCCCCTCGCCGACGTCTTCCTGCTGGCCTCGGGGCGCAACGAGCGCAACGTGATCGCCATCGCCGAGGAGGTGCAGGACAAGCTCGCCGAGCTGGGCGCCAAGGCCATCCGCAAGGAGGGCATGGCCGACGGCCGCTGGATCCTGCTCGACTTCGGCGACCTCGTCGTGCACGTCTTCCACGAAGAAGACCGCCTGTACTACTCGCTCGAGCGCCTCTGGAAGGACTGCCCGGTCGTTCCTCTGGCGATTTCGGTCGAAGAGGGCTGA
- the nadD gene encoding nicotinate-nucleotide adenylyltransferase, with amino-acid sequence MTNDSPETGEHPDAGRRRQRIGVMGGTFDPIHHGHLVAASEVATSFELDEVVFVPTGRPWHKEPVTPAEHRYLMTVIATASNPRFTVSRVDIDRGGVTYTIDTLRDLQAAHPDADLFFISGADAIAQILNWKDVDELWDLAHFVAVSRPGHTFAISSLPRQDVSYLEVPALAISSTDCRGRVGRGFPVWYLVPDGVVQYITKHHLYRSVE; translated from the coding sequence ATGACGAACGATTCGCCCGAGACGGGCGAGCATCCTGATGCGGGGCGACGGCGCCAGCGCATCGGCGTGATGGGTGGAACCTTCGACCCCATCCACCATGGGCACCTGGTGGCCGCGAGCGAGGTGGCGACCTCGTTCGAGCTCGACGAGGTGGTCTTCGTGCCGACGGGGCGGCCCTGGCACAAGGAGCCGGTCACGCCGGCCGAGCACCGCTACCTGATGACGGTCATCGCCACGGCGTCGAACCCGCGCTTCACCGTGAGCCGGGTCGACATCGACCGCGGCGGGGTCACCTACACCATCGACACCCTGCGCGACCTGCAGGCGGCTCACCCCGACGCCGACCTGTTCTTCATCTCGGGCGCGGATGCGATCGCCCAGATCCTCAACTGGAAAGACGTCGACGAGCTGTGGGATCTCGCTCATTTCGTGGCGGTCTCCCGGCCCGGTCACACCTTCGCCATTTCGTCTTTGCCGCGCCAGGACGTAAGCTATTTGGAAGTTCCGGCGCTTGCGATATCGTCCACTGACTGTCGCGGCCGGGTCGGCCGGGGTTTTCCGGTGTGGTACTTGGTACCCGACGGTGTCGTTCAGTACATCACCAAGCACCATCTATATCGGAGTGTTGAATGA
- a CDS encoding glutamate-5-semialdehyde dehydrogenase produces the protein MSESTAVMTPAASSPSAETAAPAQGFDEKLAAAREASIVLATVTTEQKNRALEAIAAAVESGADEIVPANELDLANGRENGLSAALQDRLRLDASRLAGLAAAVREIIALTDPVGESVRGSRLQNGVRIDQVRVPFGVVGAIYEARPNVTVDIASLALKSGNAVVLRGGSAAENSNRVLVSLIQGALESVGLPRASVQTIDEFGRDGATRLMRARGAVDVLIPRGSAQLIETVVTESKVPVIETGAGVVHVFLDASANEEWAVDIVHNAKVQRPSVCNALETLLVHRDAASRLLGPVLSRLRDSGVTIHADAEALALFPDAVGATEDDWATEYMSLDLAVRVVGDIDEAMEHIRRYSTHHTESIITNDLGNAERFLNEVDSAVVMVNASTRFTDGGEFGFGAEVGISTQKLHARGPMGLPELTSTKWLVRGSGQARR, from the coding sequence ATGTCTGAGAGCACTGCCGTGATGACCCCTGCCGCATCCTCGCCTTCGGCGGAGACCGCTGCGCCGGCCCAGGGTTTCGACGAGAAGCTCGCGGCGGCGCGCGAGGCGTCGATCGTGCTCGCCACCGTCACGACGGAGCAGAAGAACCGGGCGCTCGAGGCCATCGCCGCCGCCGTCGAGTCGGGTGCCGACGAGATCGTGCCCGCCAACGAGCTCGACCTCGCGAACGGCCGCGAGAACGGGCTCTCCGCTGCCCTCCAAGACCGCCTGCGCCTCGACGCGTCGCGGCTCGCCGGCCTCGCCGCAGCCGTGCGCGAGATCATCGCGCTCACCGATCCGGTGGGGGAGAGCGTGCGTGGCAGCCGCCTGCAGAACGGCGTGCGCATCGACCAGGTGCGGGTGCCGTTCGGTGTGGTCGGCGCCATCTACGAGGCGCGGCCGAACGTCACCGTCGACATCGCGTCGCTCGCCCTGAAGAGCGGCAACGCGGTGGTGCTGCGCGGCGGTTCGGCTGCCGAGAACAGCAACCGCGTGCTCGTCTCGCTCATCCAGGGTGCCCTCGAGTCGGTGGGGCTGCCCCGCGCATCCGTGCAGACCATCGACGAGTTCGGCCGCGACGGCGCCACCCGCCTCATGCGCGCGAGGGGTGCCGTCGACGTGCTCATCCCGCGGGGCAGCGCCCAGCTCATCGAGACCGTGGTCACCGAGTCGAAGGTGCCCGTCATCGAGACCGGTGCGGGGGTCGTGCACGTGTTCCTCGACGCCTCGGCGAACGAGGAGTGGGCGGTCGATATCGTGCACAACGCCAAGGTGCAGCGCCCGAGCGTCTGCAACGCGCTCGAGACCCTCCTGGTGCACCGTGACGCAGCATCGCGGCTGCTCGGGCCGGTGCTCTCGCGGCTGCGCGACTCAGGCGTCACGATCCACGCCGACGCCGAGGCACTCGCCCTGTTCCCGGATGCGGTGGGCGCCACCGAAGACGACTGGGCCACCGAATACATGAGCCTCGATCTCGCGGTGCGCGTCGTCGGCGACATCGACGAGGCCATGGAGCACATCCGCCGCTACTCCACCCACCACACCGAGTCGATCATCACGAACGACCTCGGCAACGCCGAACGCTTCCTCAACGAGGTCGACTCCGCCGTCGTGATGGTGAACGCCTCGACGCGCTTCACCGACGGCGGGGAGTTCGGCTTCGGAGCGGAGGTCGGGATCTCGACCCAGAAGCTCCACGCCAGGGGCCCGATGGGCCTTCCCGAGCTCACCAGCACCAAATGGCTGGTGCGCGGTTCAGGACAGGCGCGCCGATAG